One genomic window of Halolamina sediminis includes the following:
- a CDS encoding Zn-ribbon domain-containing OB-fold protein has product MSDAGFDEWLHAFVADDGYYLECENGHGLLPPRRVCPDCGSTEFTEEPLPETGTVATVTTVHVAAPAFEADAPYDTAVVDFGPARVTGIVVDAEPGTVGVGDEVAVDVGASETTGADVLVLRPV; this is encoded by the coding sequence ATGAGCGACGCGGGCTTCGACGAGTGGCTGCACGCGTTCGTCGCCGACGACGGCTACTACCTCGAGTGCGAGAACGGCCACGGGCTGCTCCCGCCCCGGCGGGTCTGCCCGGACTGCGGGTCGACCGAGTTCACCGAGGAACCGCTTCCCGAGACGGGGACGGTCGCGACGGTCACGACCGTCCACGTCGCGGCGCCGGCGTTCGAGGCCGACGCGCCGTACGACACGGCGGTCGTCGACTTCGGGCCCGCGCGGGTGACGGGCATCGTCGTCGACGCCGAGCCGGGGACCGTCGGCGTCGGCGACGAGGTTGCGGTCGACGTTGGGGCGAGCGAGACGACCGGCGCGGACGTGCTGGTGCTCCGGCCGGTCTGA
- a CDS encoding alpha/beta fold hydrolase yields the protein MKLRRALSYVTLGIGAAAAGNALLRRDAGDLPPALDGMQRTYRWRGMNVSYTEAGDPDDPDLVLLHGLNAAGSSGEWRGVFDALSEEYHVIAPDLPGYGRSDRPPIRYSATLYEAFVKAFLGEFGDDDGPAVIASSLSAAYAASAAQTAPVSRFVLVCPTTTTGPGGGTWVRELVRAPLVGEALFNAVTSKPAIEYFNADHGYADPDGPEEEWAEYEWQTAHQENARFAPAAFLAGDLDSELDLGGTLAALDVPTTIVWGRETELTPVSQGEELARAAGAELLVFDRAKLLPHVERADAFLEYVLAGTLPDDYSVIREYDPSGGDEGTGEDAEETEETDEESETEADDESDEE from the coding sequence ATGAAACTCCGACGCGCCCTGAGCTACGTCACCCTCGGTATCGGCGCCGCCGCGGCCGGTAACGCCCTCCTCCGACGCGACGCCGGCGACCTCCCGCCCGCACTGGACGGGATGCAACGCACCTACCGCTGGCGCGGGATGAACGTCAGCTACACCGAGGCCGGCGACCCGGACGACCCGGACCTCGTCCTCCTGCACGGGCTCAACGCCGCCGGCTCCTCGGGCGAGTGGCGCGGCGTGTTCGACGCGCTCAGCGAAGAGTACCACGTGATCGCGCCGGACCTGCCGGGGTACGGCCGCTCGGATCGGCCGCCGATCCGCTACTCCGCGACGCTGTACGAGGCGTTCGTCAAGGCGTTCCTCGGGGAGTTCGGCGATGACGACGGCCCCGCGGTGATCGCCTCCTCGCTCTCGGCGGCGTACGCCGCGTCAGCGGCGCAGACGGCCCCGGTCTCGCGGTTCGTGCTCGTCTGTCCGACCACCACGACCGGTCCCGGCGGAGGAACGTGGGTGCGCGAACTGGTCCGGGCGCCGCTGGTGGGGGAGGCGCTGTTCAACGCGGTGACCTCGAAGCCGGCGATCGAGTACTTCAACGCCGATCACGGCTACGCCGATCCCGACGGCCCCGAGGAGGAGTGGGCCGAGTACGAGTGGCAGACTGCCCACCAGGAGAACGCCCGGTTCGCCCCGGCGGCGTTCCTCGCGGGCGATCTCGACAGCGAACTCGACCTCGGCGGGACGCTCGCGGCTCTCGACGTGCCCACGACGATCGTCTGGGGCCGGGAGACGGAGCTGACGCCGGTGTCCCAGGGCGAGGAGCTCGCACGCGCCGCGGGCGCGGAACTGCTCGTGTTCGACCGCGCGAAGCTGCTGCCCCACGTCGAGCGCGCCGACGCGTTCTTGGAGTACGTGTTGGCGGGGACGCTTCCGGACGACTACTCGGTGATCCGTGAGTACGATCCGAGTGGGGGTGATGAAGGGACGGGCGAGGACGCCGAGGAGACTGAAGAGACGGACGAGGAGTCGGAGACGGAAGCGGACGACGAATCGGACGAGGAGTAG
- a CDS encoding metal-dependent transcriptional regulator yields the protein MLSDAMEDYLKAIYVIQREEGAPVSTSAVAEYLDKTPPTVTSMMEKLADRGLIEREKYSGVELTDEGRTVALEVIRHHRLLEAYLAEHLDFDWSEVHDEADTLEHHISENLERRMAEALDDPAVDPHGDPIPTETLDPVDEEAGERLTSFGEGDCVVVSRVPHRNREELDYLAEAGLTPETEIDIVDVAPFGMVTVRLDDGTEQSLPQEVADAIRVRSMKGEVA from the coding sequence ATGCTGAGCGACGCGATGGAGGACTACTTGAAAGCTATCTACGTTATCCAGCGCGAGGAGGGCGCGCCCGTCTCCACCTCCGCGGTCGCGGAGTACCTCGACAAGACCCCGCCGACGGTGACCAGCATGATGGAGAAGCTGGCCGACCGCGGACTGATCGAGCGCGAGAAGTACAGCGGCGTCGAGCTCACCGACGAGGGCCGGACGGTCGCGCTCGAAGTGATCCGCCACCACCGCCTGCTCGAAGCGTACCTCGCCGAACATCTCGACTTCGACTGGTCGGAGGTCCACGACGAGGCCGACACGCTCGAACACCACATCAGCGAGAACCTCGAACGGCGGATGGCCGAGGCGCTGGACGATCCGGCAGTCGACCCCCACGGCGACCCGATCCCGACGGAGACGCTCGACCCCGTCGACGAGGAGGCCGGCGAGCGCCTCACCAGCTTCGGAGAGGGCGACTGCGTCGTCGTCTCGCGCGTTCCCCACCGCAACCGTGAGGAGCTAGACTACCTCGCCGAGGCGGGGCTCACGCCCGAGACCGAGATCGATATCGTCGACGTGGCGCCGTTCGGGATGGTGACGGTCCGGCTCGACGACGGTACCGAACAGAGCCTCCCCCAGGAGGTCGCCGACGCCATCCGCGTGCGGAGTATGAAGGGTGAGGTCGCCTGA
- a CDS encoding TMEM165/GDT1 family protein: protein MSGALALPLQSGLDSVVARYADHGPLAAAFLANLLATFGDKGQLVVITLATRYDAKAVFFGAMGAFTLWSALEVAFGQYVVSVLPATVVTMITGGLFVVFGVWTARSAAKGLRDGDASRSITSGTGLDVGISGRLIPDALLVRVGSYGGLLTGFLFVLFAEFGDKTQLLTINLAATFPDAPVSVFVGVIGALALRTGVDAVIGEKVEAVLPTAYIEAGAAVVFLAFGAVVLGAPTVVLYAAIAALAVAAVVGVLRRR, encoded by the coding sequence ATGTCCGGCGCGCTCGCGCTCCCGCTGCAATCGGGACTGGACAGCGTCGTCGCCCGCTACGCCGACCACGGGCCGCTGGCGGCCGCGTTCCTCGCGAACCTGCTCGCAACGTTCGGCGACAAGGGGCAGCTGGTGGTGATCACGCTCGCGACGCGGTACGACGCCAAGGCGGTGTTTTTCGGCGCCATGGGCGCCTTCACCCTCTGGTCGGCGCTGGAGGTCGCGTTCGGCCAGTACGTCGTCTCGGTGCTGCCCGCGACCGTCGTCACCATGATAACGGGGGGGCTGTTCGTCGTCTTCGGCGTCTGGACCGCCCGCTCGGCGGCCAAGGGGCTTCGCGACGGCGACGCCTCGCGGTCGATCACGTCGGGCACCGGGCTCGACGTCGGGATCTCGGGACGGCTGATCCCGGACGCGCTGCTCGTCCGCGTCGGGAGCTACGGCGGGCTGCTGACGGGGTTCCTGTTCGTGCTGTTCGCGGAGTTCGGCGACAAGACCCAGCTGCTGACGATCAACCTTGCGGCGACGTTCCCCGACGCGCCTGTCTCGGTGTTCGTCGGCGTGATCGGCGCGCTCGCACTCCGGACCGGAGTCGACGCGGTGATCGGTGAGAAAGTCGAGGCGGTGCTGCCGACCGCGTACATCGAGGCCGGTGCCGCCGTCGTCTTCCTCGCCTTCGGCGCCGTCGTGCTCGGCGCGCCGACGGTCGTGCTGTACGCCGCGATCGCCGCGCTGGCCGTGGCCGCGGTCGTCGGCGTGCTCCGGCGCCGCTGA
- a CDS encoding LysE family translocator, with the protein MNAVIAEESVLRGWTAGAKAGLGAGLADFVFFLLALGGVVGIVQQYPTAQGVMFGVGGLLMCYFAYGAATGVKESFAPSSVERDGDSSESGSTEPPLADDESTGFRRAFVLALTNPYQILFWLTAGVGLLDPGMLDVLAVLPYVGEALTGVFVVETGSPALIVGLFGGVALWLVSFPAALVQAGRRVDSFAPAVAAVSALVLAGFGVSFLFEAWRILG; encoded by the coding sequence ATGAACGCCGTGATCGCCGAGGAGAGCGTGCTCCGCGGCTGGACTGCGGGAGCGAAAGCCGGGCTCGGCGCGGGACTCGCGGACTTCGTGTTCTTCCTGCTCGCGCTGGGGGGCGTCGTCGGTATCGTCCAACAGTACCCGACGGCACAGGGAGTCATGTTCGGCGTCGGCGGACTGTTGATGTGTTACTTCGCCTACGGCGCCGCAACGGGGGTCAAGGAGTCCTTCGCGCCGTCGTCGGTAGAGAGGGACGGTGACAGTAGCGAGAGCGGGTCGACTGAGCCGCCCCTCGCCGACGACGAGTCGACGGGGTTCCGTCGCGCGTTCGTGCTCGCACTCACGAACCCCTACCAGATCCTGTTCTGGCTGACCGCCGGCGTCGGGCTGCTCGACCCGGGGATGCTCGACGTGCTCGCGGTGCTCCCCTACGTCGGCGAGGCGCTCACCGGCGTGTTCGTCGTCGAGACGGGCAGCCCGGCGCTGATCGTCGGCCTGTTCGGTGGCGTCGCGCTCTGGCTGGTCAGTTTCCCGGCGGCGCTGGTCCAAGCAGGCCGCCGGGTCGACTCGTTTGCCCCCGCGGTCGCCGCGGTGAGCGCGCTCGTGCTCGCCGGCTTCGGTGTCAGCTTCCTGTTCGAGGCGTGGCGCATCCTCGGCTGA
- a CDS encoding NAD(P)-dependent glycerol-1-phosphate dehydrogenase — protein MFDKSTWIRLPRNVVVGHGVLDDLGDAVGELYLSGTPLIVTSPSPNDIVGDRVREQLAGAETVIVAEAGFEQVQNVIDAARKVDAGYLVGLGGGKPIDTAKMASDELDVGFVSVPTAASHDGIVSGRGSIPEGDTRHSVAAEPPLAVVADTDVIADAPWELTTAGCADIISNYTAVADWQLARRLKGVEYSEYGGALARMTAEMLVDNADLIRPGLEESAWIVVKALVSSGVAMSIAGSSRPASGAEHLFSHQLDRIAPGRALHGHQVGVGSIMTAYLHDGPDGLWEDIRAALESLDAPTTAEDLGLSEDELLEALTTAHEIRDRYTVLGDGITEKAARDVAETTGVI, from the coding sequence ATGTTCGACAAATCGACGTGGATCCGGCTCCCCCGGAACGTCGTCGTCGGCCACGGGGTCCTCGACGATCTCGGCGACGCCGTCGGGGAGCTCTACCTCTCCGGGACGCCGCTGATCGTCACCAGCCCCTCGCCCAACGATATCGTCGGCGATCGCGTCCGCGAGCAGCTCGCGGGCGCGGAGACGGTGATCGTCGCGGAGGCGGGGTTCGAGCAGGTCCAGAACGTGATCGACGCCGCCCGCAAAGTCGACGCCGGCTACCTCGTCGGCCTCGGCGGCGGCAAACCCATCGACACCGCGAAGATGGCCAGCGACGAACTCGACGTCGGGTTCGTCTCCGTCCCCACGGCGGCGAGCCACGACGGTATCGTCTCGGGTCGGGGGTCGATCCCGGAGGGCGACACGCGCCACTCCGTCGCCGCCGAACCGCCGCTGGCGGTCGTCGCCGACACCGACGTGATCGCCGACGCGCCGTGGGAGCTCACGACCGCGGGCTGTGCGGACATCATCTCGAACTACACCGCCGTCGCGGACTGGCAGCTCGCCCGGCGGCTCAAGGGCGTGGAGTACTCGGAGTACGGCGGCGCGCTCGCCCGGATGACCGCGGAGATGCTCGTCGACAACGCCGACCTGATCCGGCCGGGGCTGGAGGAGTCGGCGTGGATCGTCGTGAAGGCGCTGGTCTCTTCGGGCGTGGCGATGTCGATCGCGGGCTCCTCCCGGCCCGCCTCGGGGGCGGAGCATCTGTTCTCCCACCAGCTCGACCGGATCGCGCCGGGACGGGCACTCCACGGCCACCAGGTCGGCGTCGGCTCGATCATGACCGCCTACCTCCACGACGGCCCCGATGGGCTCTGGGAGGATATCCGGGCGGCACTGGAGAGCCTCGACGCGCCGACGACGGCCGAGGACTTGGGGCTGAGCGAGGACGAACTGTTGGAGGCGCTCACCACCGCCCACGAGATCCGCGACCGGTACACGGTGCTGGGCGACGGGATCACCGAGAAGGCGGCACGGGACGTGGCGGAGACGACCGGGGTTATCTAG
- a CDS encoding HIT family protein, whose translation MADCAFCAVVAGEHDVYVLREDDATLAFLDENPARKGHTVVIPKTHREELLGGNAGGAAVFDAVDAVAADLRRALDPDGFSVFYTSGSMVGSIRHGHVHVVPREAGDDVSLALERSALDHDAAADLAARIRDAEH comes from the coding sequence ATGGCCGACTGTGCCTTCTGTGCCGTCGTCGCGGGCGAGCACGACGTTTACGTCCTGCGCGAGGACGACGCCACGCTCGCGTTCCTCGACGAGAACCCCGCCCGCAAGGGACACACGGTCGTGATCCCGAAAACCCACCGTGAGGAGCTACTCGGGGGGAACGCCGGGGGCGCCGCGGTGTTCGACGCGGTCGATGCGGTCGCAGCGGATCTGCGGCGCGCGCTCGACCCGGACGGGTTCAGCGTGTTCTACACTTCGGGCTCGATGGTCGGGTCGATCCGGCACGGCCACGTCCACGTCGTGCCCCGCGAGGCGGGCGACGACGTCTCGCTCGCGCTCGAACGGTCGGCACTGGACCACGACGCGGCCGCCGACCTCGCCGCACGGATCCGCGACGCCGAGCACTGA
- a CDS encoding DUF420 domain-containing protein — protein sequence MLETLRSRARDRPRATVALLSVLGYGLVMGTFAGALPIYPDLTNAQVNLFSHAIAGINTTATVLLILGWKWIRDGEVEKHRKAMGSAFGLIMVFLVLYLWKIGGGGTKEMIGAPDLVYYAYLLMLAIHIILSVVAVPVVLYALVLGLTHSPRELREETPHKRVGRLAAGSWILSLSMGVLTYVLLNWVYSYEFTAGTGM from the coding sequence ATGCTGGAAACCCTCCGGTCGCGGGCCCGCGATCGCCCGCGGGCGACGGTCGCGCTGCTCTCGGTGCTGGGCTACGGGCTGGTGATGGGGACGTTCGCGGGGGCACTTCCCATCTACCCCGATCTGACGAACGCGCAGGTGAACCTGTTCTCCCACGCGATCGCTGGGATCAACACCACGGCGACGGTGCTGCTGATTCTCGGCTGGAAGTGGATCCGCGACGGCGAGGTCGAGAAACACCGGAAAGCGATGGGGAGCGCGTTCGGGCTCATCATGGTGTTCCTCGTCCTCTACCTCTGGAAGATCGGCGGCGGCGGGACGAAGGAGATGATCGGCGCGCCCGATCTCGTGTACTACGCCTACCTGCTGATGCTCGCGATCCACATCATCCTCTCGGTGGTCGCGGTGCCGGTCGTGCTGTACGCGCTGGTGCTCGGGCTCACCCACTCGCCGCGGGAACTCCGCGAGGAGACGCCCCACAAGCGTGTGGGTCGTCTCGCTGCCGGCTCGTGGATCCTCTCGCTGTCGATGGGCGTGCTGACGTACGTGCTCCTCAACTGGGTGTACAGCTACGAGTTCACCGCCGGCACCGGGATGTAG
- the nth gene encoding endonuclease III, producing the protein MGEPLEPRREQAVELIDRLEAEYPDSTISLNFDTRLELLIAVVLSAQCTDERVNEVTAELFEKYESAEEFAEADEEQLAEDIYGITFHNSKAGYLKSIGETLVADHDGEVPDTMDELTELSGVGRKTANVVLQHAHDVVEGIVVDTHVQRISRRLGLTEAERPEAIEADLLDVVPEEHWQQFTHLLIDHGRAVCTARNPDCGECVLADICPSAKGDSEIDLASGEAW; encoded by the coding sequence ATGGGCGAGCCACTCGAACCACGCCGCGAACAGGCGGTCGAACTGATCGACCGTCTCGAAGCCGAGTACCCCGACTCAACGATCTCGCTGAACTTCGACACGCGACTCGAACTTCTGATCGCGGTCGTGCTCTCCGCACAGTGTACCGACGAGCGCGTCAACGAGGTGACTGCGGAGCTGTTCGAGAAGTACGAGTCCGCCGAAGAGTTCGCCGAAGCCGACGAGGAGCAGTTGGCCGAGGACATCTACGGGATCACGTTCCACAACAGCAAGGCGGGCTACCTCAAGAGCATCGGGGAGACCCTCGTCGCGGACCACGACGGCGAGGTGCCGGACACGATGGACGAGCTCACCGAGCTCTCCGGGGTCGGCCGCAAGACCGCAAACGTCGTGCTGCAGCACGCCCACGACGTGGTTGAGGGGATCGTCGTCGACACGCACGTCCAGCGGATCAGCCGCCGGCTCGGGCTGACCGAGGCGGAACGCCCCGAAGCGATCGAGGCAGACCTACTCGACGTGGTGCCCGAGGAACACTGGCAGCAGTTCACCCACCTGCTGATCGACCACGGGCGCGCCGTCTGCACCGCCCGCAACCCCGACTGCGGGGAGTGTGTACTCGCGGATATCTGTCCCTCCGCGAAGGGCGACAGCGAGATCGACCTTGCCAGCGGCGAGGCGTGGTGA
- a CDS encoding DUF7321 family protein — protein MVSESTAATLAALSVTISLPFFLYGAWYAIETEVMTWERLVHHLKFVVTGLVLTTAPMVLWMIPRLAEQFGGLAALHAFLGLQAYALLVLALTGIVRIFQAKRQADLYRNPDPEADIGELHENMGAWRRRLRIGVFGYLILWILAYLLGLYRYLLLHVV, from the coding sequence ATGGTCTCCGAGTCGACCGCGGCGACGCTGGCGGCGCTGTCGGTGACGATCAGCCTCCCTTTCTTCCTCTACGGCGCGTGGTACGCCATCGAGACGGAAGTGATGACCTGGGAGCGGCTGGTCCACCACCTCAAGTTCGTGGTCACGGGACTGGTACTGACGACGGCGCCGATGGTGCTGTGGATGATCCCGCGGCTAGCCGAGCAGTTCGGCGGGCTCGCGGCGCTACACGCCTTCTTGGGGCTGCAGGCGTACGCGCTGCTGGTGCTCGCGCTCACCGGGATCGTCCGCATCTTCCAGGCCAAGCGGCAGGCCGACCTCTACCGCAACCCCGACCCCGAGGCCGACATCGGCGAACTCCACGAGAACATGGGTGCGTGGCGCCGACGGCTCCGGATCGGTGTGTTCGGCTACCTGATCCTCTGGATACTCGCGTACCTCCTCGGGCTCTACCGGTACCTGCTGCTCCACGTGGTCTGA
- a CDS encoding DUF7319 domain-containing protein, producing the protein MADPSEDETAERARADDANAGSGDAAESTDLEALREEVEQKYDFENFGPADMAEMEREEWQAAFDPDTWITGAELIDRVEQDLENRIATREVFARLERHPGPEGDRLLAYSDEGYAIINPDGSVEGEGTVLRDVEPTVALCSMAEYDVPTPPEDPSLPDPDDVESGSGELGNTMLQLIAAAQILAGLGLVAGSLLFDLQPDVPQGGVIGPAVGILFALIGVFLFTVVANARLSDRFRAAEYRDRLRAVDEAGERPEFVPQLSDEPDEDGGD; encoded by the coding sequence ATGGCCGACCCCTCCGAAGACGAGACTGCGGAGCGGGCACGCGCGGACGACGCCAATGCCGGGAGCGGCGACGCCGCCGAGTCGACCGACCTCGAAGCGCTCCGCGAGGAGGTCGAGCAGAAGTACGACTTCGAGAACTTCGGCCCCGCGGATATGGCCGAGATGGAGCGCGAGGAGTGGCAGGCGGCGTTCGACCCCGATACGTGGATCACCGGCGCCGAACTGATCGACCGGGTCGAACAGGACTTGGAGAATCGGATCGCGACCCGCGAGGTGTTCGCGCGGCTCGAACGCCACCCCGGCCCCGAGGGGGATCGACTGCTCGCGTACTCCGACGAGGGGTACGCGATCATCAACCCCGATGGGAGCGTCGAGGGCGAGGGAACGGTGTTGCGGGACGTCGAGCCGACGGTCGCACTGTGTTCGATGGCGGAGTACGACGTGCCGACGCCACCGGAGGACCCGAGCCTCCCCGACCCCGACGACGTGGAGTCCGGCTCGGGTGAGCTCGGCAACACGATGCTCCAGTTGATCGCCGCCGCCCAGATACTCGCTGGGCTCGGGCTGGTCGCCGGCTCGCTGCTGTTCGACCTCCAGCCCGACGTGCCACAGGGTGGCGTGATCGGCCCGGCCGTCGGCATCTTGTTCGCCCTGATCGGCGTGTTCCTGTTCACTGTGGTCGCGAACGCGCGGCTCTCGGACCGGTTCCGCGCCGCGGAGTACCGCGACCGCCTCCGCGCCGTCGACGAGGCGGGCGAGCGACCGGAGTTCGTCCCGCAGCTGAGCGACGAGCCCGACGAGGACGGCGGCGACTGA
- a CDS encoding plastocyanin/azurin family copper-binding protein, whose protein sequence is MKRRDFLRATGGSGGAVALGSGVAAGQEETGTTTGTEGGGGGGPTETVTVGPGGSLVFEPAELTIATGTTVNFVWDSNMHNVVPQSQPDGANWEGEGEQGVTFDSGHEYSHTFDTTGTYEYVCTPHESAGMVGSIEVVEELQSGGGGERELHEIGAPIHPHWVGAATILMMFVSLVFTFYVLKYGESPNTGNTGGGE, encoded by the coding sequence ATGAAGAGGCGGGATTTTCTCCGAGCGACCGGCGGCTCCGGCGGAGCTGTCGCCCTCGGCTCGGGGGTCGCGGCCGGGCAGGAAGAGACCGGCACGACCACCGGCACTGAGGGCGGCGGAGGCGGGGGACCGACGGAGACGGTGACCGTCGGCCCCGGCGGGAGCCTCGTGTTCGAACCGGCCGAACTCACGATCGCGACGGGCACGACGGTAAACTTCGTCTGGGACAGTAACATGCACAACGTGGTTCCGCAGAGCCAGCCCGACGGCGCCAACTGGGAGGGTGAAGGCGAACAGGGCGTTACGTTCGACTCCGGCCACGAGTACTCCCACACGTTCGACACTACTGGGACCTACGAGTACGTCTGTACACCCCACGAGAGCGCGGGGATGGTCGGCTCCATCGAGGTCGTCGAGGAGCTTCAGTCCGGGGGCGGCGGCGAACGCGAGCTCCACGAGATCGGCGCCCCGATCCACCCCCACTGGGTGGGCGCGGCGACGATCCTGATGATGTTCGTCAGCCTCGTGTTCACGTTCTACGTGCTCAAGTACGGCGAGTCACCCAACACCGGCAACACCGGGGGTGGTGAGTGA
- a CDS encoding DUF7318 family protein yields MSTSGSTYGDIHRYEPARESTAAAIAIVLLTLLEIVFVFMFTWGLVSGWGLTADGNMFLGGLLAIVFIDLAFILAIYRKEFLPDVMVVKKRRRKWEDLYIRGDQADGEQLEGAGVWDQIKRAVYPYYKR; encoded by the coding sequence ATGTCCACGTCGGGATCCACCTACGGCGACATCCACCGCTACGAGCCGGCGCGTGAGAGCACGGCCGCGGCGATCGCGATCGTGCTGCTGACGCTGCTGGAGATCGTCTTCGTGTTCATGTTCACCTGGGGGCTAGTCTCCGGTTGGGGGCTGACCGCCGACGGGAACATGTTCCTCGGCGGACTCCTCGCCATCGTGTTCATCGACCTCGCGTTCATCCTCGCGATCTACCGCAAGGAGTTCCTCCCGGACGTGATGGTCGTCAAGAAGCGCCGTCGCAAGTGGGAGGACCTCTACATCCGCGGCGATCAGGCCGACGGCGAGCAGCTCGAGGGCGCCGGCGTCTGGGACCAGATCAAGCGCGCGGTGTACCCGTACTACAAACGATAA
- a CDS encoding cytochrome b, with protein MSLKEKDEHDHLGWMEEKQLSPIEKGYLFTLIWLDKRFRIVDYLELLETMYYRVNLQMPKSHTEQYNLDNKFWYWYPLYALGSFSTLAYVVAALSGALLGFYYTPSAAAAETGTVAYSQIAMIMQDLQFGFMLRSIHRWSAQVMTAAVFLHMLRVYFTGAYKEPRELNWLLGIVLISLTMGFGYTGYLLPWDQLAYWAGQIGVEMALSIPVIGEWVAQLVFGGFSLGAPTLQRMYILHVFLLPFVVTSLIAIHIGIVWMQGIAEPH; from the coding sequence ATGAGTCTCAAAGAGAAAGACGAACACGACCACCTCGGCTGGATGGAGGAGAAGCAGCTCTCCCCCATCGAGAAAGGGTACCTGTTCACCCTCATCTGGCTCGACAAGCGGTTCCGCATCGTCGACTACTTGGAGCTGCTGGAGACGATGTACTACCGCGTCAACCTCCAGATGCCGAAGAGTCACACCGAGCAGTACAACCTCGACAACAAGTTCTGGTACTGGTACCCGCTGTACGCGCTGGGGTCGTTCTCGACGCTCGCGTACGTCGTCGCGGCGTTATCGGGCGCGTTGCTGGGGTTCTACTACACCCCATCCGCGGCCGCCGCCGAAACTGGCACCGTCGCCTACTCCCAGATCGCGATGATCATGCAGGATCTCCAGTTCGGCTTCATGCTGCGCTCGATCCACCGCTGGTCGGCGCAGGTGATGACCGCGGCGGTGTTCCTGCACATGCTCCGGGTCTACTTCACCGGCGCGTACAAGGAGCCCCGCGAGCTGAACTGGCTGCTCGGGATCGTCCTGATCAGCCTCACGATGGGCTTTGGCTACACGGGCTACCTGCTGCCGTGGGACCAGCTCGCCTACTGGGCGGGGCAGATCGGCGTCGAGATGGCGCTGTCGATCCCCGTGATCGGCGAGTGGGTCGCCCAGCTGGTGTTCGGCGGCTTCTCGCTCGGCGCACCGACGCTGCAGCGGATGTACATCCTGCACGTGTTCCTGCTGCCGTTCGTGGTGACCTCGCTGATCGCGATCCACATCGGCATCGTCTGGATGCAGGGCATCGCGGAACCCCACTAA
- a CDS encoding cytochrome b, whose protein sequence is MSDDNQPDARTDGGTGIVPPDDDTPTWSERKSRQTGLPRLTYEYFERARREDQDLREESTYVERDVLAFPTWPHELIRNLALTSFFVGMLLLLAATLPPHIGNPANPSSTPSIILPDWYLYWSFGLLKLGDLNPAISLLDGQKLMADRTYGVLANVVIVGAISMVPFLNKGSARRPVEQPFWAAVGMGGLTFAFTISLLSIQNIMPMNVSLLFDLTFLVPIMMAGITYAVLKTMREGYMYDLNRRYYRLRPPK, encoded by the coding sequence ATGAGCGACGACAACCAACCCGACGCACGAACCGACGGCGGTACGGGGATCGTCCCGCCGGACGACGACACGCCGACTTGGAGCGAACGCAAGAGTCGGCAGACGGGGCTCCCCCGTCTCACCTACGAGTACTTCGAGCGGGCCCGCCGCGAGGATCAGGATCTGCGTGAGGAGTCCACCTACGTGGAGCGCGACGTACTCGCGTTCCCGACGTGGCCCCACGAGCTGATCCGGAACCTCGCGCTGACGAGCTTCTTCGTGGGCATGCTGCTCCTGCTGGCGGCGACGCTGCCGCCCCACATCGGCAACCCCGCGAACCCCAGTTCGACGCCGTCGATCATCCTGCCGGACTGGTACCTCTACTGGTCGTTCGGCCTCCTGAAGCTGGGTGACCTCAACCCCGCGATCTCGCTGCTCGACGGCCAGAAGCTGATGGCCGACCGAACGTACGGCGTGCTCGCGAACGTGGTGATCGTCGGCGCGATCTCGATGGTGCCGTTCCTCAACAAGGGCAGCGCCCGCCGGCCGGTCGAGCAGCCGTTCTGGGCTGCCGTCGGGATGGGCGGCCTGACGTTCGCGTTCACCATCTCGCTGCTGTCGATCCAGAACATCATGCCGATGAACGTCAGCCTGCTGTTCGACCTGACGTTCCTCGTGCCGATCATGATGGCCGGGATCACCTACGCGGTGCTGAAGACGATGCGCGAGGGGTACATGTACGACCTCAACCGTCGCTACTACCGGCTGCGGCCCCCGAAGTAG